From Meles meles unplaced genomic scaffold, mMelMel3.1 paternal haplotype, whole genome shotgun sequence, one genomic window encodes:
- the LOC123936053 gene encoding olfactory receptor 2L8-like: LENINQTSTDFFFLGLFPPSRIGLFFFILSFLIFLMALFGNLSMIILILLDTHLHTPMYFLLSQLSLMDLSFISTIVPKMASDYLSGKKSISFIGCGIQSFFFITLASAEGLILASMAYDRYMAICFPLHYPIRMSKRVCVLMITGSWIMGSINSCAHTVYALHIPYCRSRTINHFFCDVPAMLTLACMDTWVYEYTVFVSTTLFLAFPFIGIACSYGRVLLAICRMQSTEGRKKAYSTCSTHLTVVTFYYAPFVYTYLRPRSFQSPREDMALAVFYTILTPMLNPIIYSLRKKEVMGALKRVILRFCYVEI; encoded by the coding sequence ttggaaaatattaaccaaacatcaactgatttcttctttttggggTTATTCCCACCATCAAGAattggcctgtttttcttcattctcagttttctcattttcctaatggctctgtttggaaacctgtccatgatcatcctcaTCCTCCTGGACACCCATcttcacacacccatgtattttctacttagtcagctCTCCCTGATGGACCTGAGCTTCATCTCCACCATTGTCCCCAAGATGgcttctgattatctctctggaaagaaatctatttctttcattGGGTGTGGAATTCAGAGTTTCTTCTTCATTACTTTAGCTAGTGCAGAAGGATTAATATTGGCCTCTATGGCCTATGATCGTTACATGGCAATTTGTTTTCCTCTCCATTATCCCATTCGTATGAGCAAAAGAGTATGTGTGTTGATGATAACAGGATCTTGGATCATGGGCTCAATCAACTCCTGTGCCCACACTGTGTATGCGCTCCATATACCCTACTGTCGATCCAGAACCAtcaatcatttcttctgtgatgtcCCTGCCATGTTGACGCTGGCCTGCATGGACACCTGGGTCTATGAATACACAGTGTTTGTGAGCACCACCCTCTTCCTTGCATTTCCTTTCATTGGCATTGCATGTTCCTATGGCCGAGTTCTCCTTGCCATCTGCCGTATGCAGTcaacagaagggagaaagaaggcctATTCGACCTGCAGTACCCACCTCACTGTGGTGACTTTTTACTATGCACCCTTTGTTTACACTTATCTACGCCCAAGATCCTTTCAATCTCCCAGAGAGGACATGGCCCTGGCCGTCTTCTATACCATCCTGACCCCAATGCTCAACCCCATAATCTACAGCCTGAGAAAAAAGGAGGTGATGGGGGCCCTGAAAAGAGTGATTCTGAGGTTCTGCTATGTAGAAATataa